The following coding sequences are from one Brassica oleracea var. oleracea cultivar TO1000 unplaced genomic scaffold, BOL UnpScaffold02272, whole genome shotgun sequence window:
- the LOC106321646 gene encoding WAT1-related protein At1g44800: MDQNFYYIGLKSTSASYTSAFTNALPAVTFILALIFRLETVNFKKIHSIAKVVGTVITLGGAMVMTLYKGPAIEIVKAAHSSFHGGSTTATGQHWVTGTLAIMGSISTWAAFFILQSFTLKLYPAELSLVTLICGIGSILNFAVSMIFVRDLSAWKIGMDSGTLAAVYSGVVCSGIAYYIQSIVIKQRGPVFTTSFSPMCMVITSFLGALVLAEKIHL; encoded by the exons ATGGACCAGAACTTCTACTACATAGGATTGAAATCTACGTCAGCATCGTACACATCTGCCTTTACCAATGCACTTCCCGCCGTCACCTTCATTCTCGCCCTCATTTTCAG GCTTGAGACAGTGAACTTTAAGAAGATACACAGTATTGCAAAAGTTGTAGGAACGGTAATAACGTTGGGAGGAGCTATGGTAATGACTTTGTACAAAGGTCCGGCCATCGAAATCGTGAAAGCTGCACATTCTTCCTTCCACGGCGGCTCAACCACAGCCACTGGCCAGCACTGGGTCACCGGAACCTTAGCCATCATGGGAAGTATCTCCACATGGGCTGCTTTCTTCATTTTACAG TCGTTCACGTTGAAACTTTACCCGGCTGAGCTATCCCTAGTGACGTTGATATGTGGGATCGGATCGATCCTAAATTTTGCCGTTTCGATGATATTTGTCCGTGACTTAAGCGCCTGGAAAATCGGCATGGATTCCGGGACACTCGCAGCCGTTTACTCC GGAGTGGTTTGTTCAGGTATCGCGTATTACATACAAAGCATTGTGATAAAGCAACGTGGCCCTGTGTTTACCACGTCGTTTAGTCCTATGTGTATGGTTATTACTTCATTCCTCGGTGCCCTTGTTTTGGCTGAGAAAATCCACCTC